One genomic region from Salvia hispanica cultivar TCC Black 2014 chromosome 2, UniMelb_Shisp_WGS_1.0, whole genome shotgun sequence encodes:
- the LOC125205466 gene encoding sister chromatid cohesion protein SCC2 isoform X2 has product MESTNRGNLTQSKFFERSMPAINQVPTDSLGTTNYQQDHNANNDIINSSRKPKVKRRTKADIPSAPCPDSREGQDAAVGGFCEWLEDICNRAEIPSDDREETEWQSLTQSDLKALVNEIMSIRSKNLLHIVPADTLSRMLKVLDRQIHRAEGLSIDDCEKLDAEVVSSLYCALESIHAALAIMAHDGMPKQIYKEEYIERILDFSRHQILDVMFACDPAYRALHKPNYNLDDEEDDEVEDFGSSSKKRRISKSVRVRKSTTNRMSGTVNIIVQKLCTIVSYVKQLLLIERLSDSCILQLVRTSLQTLLVDNIQLLQLKAISLIGGIYYMYTQHRTYMMDETIQILLKLPLSKRVPRTYHLPDEEQRQIQLVTALLIQMIHHCANLPEVVRLTPGNPSLDISIDADYPSKCHEAVTESCCLFWSRILQRYTSTKNQDASEVKSMMENLVMDLLTTLNLPEYPASAPILEVLCVLLLQNAGPKSKDTSARTMAIDLLGTIAARLKHDAVVCRNEKFWIVQVLMDSENSDPSYLRDVCAICLDSTAERASLECQGCHRPFHLDCIGGREQDVSSRTFDCQVCLCEKQLLVLKTHCESESKDDQKQNRISKKSSRASSSVTKQEIIQQMLLNYLQDAGSADELNLFMRWFYLCLWYKDDPASPQKFLYFLARMKSREILRDSFSFSSLLTRDSVKKITLALGQKSSFARGFDKILQVLLAGLRENSPVIRAKAMRAVSIIVEADPEVLGNKLVQTAVEGRFCDSAISVREAALELVGKHIASHPDVGIKYFEKVAERIKDTGVSVRKRAIKIIKDMCTSSTDFSQSTTAFVAIISRINDEESSIQDLVCKTFYEFWFEEPSGWQNRTFKDNSSVPLEVTKKTEQVAETLRRMSSHQPLAIVIKRILALDFFPQSAKAAGINPVLLSSVRRRCELMCKCLLEKSLQVAETNSEEGEVRMLPYILLLHSFCLVDPTLCAPASDPSQFIITLQPYLKSQSDNRVAAQMLESILFIIDSVLPLLRKLPETVAEELEQDLKQMIVRHSFLTVVHACIKCLCSVGKVSGKGASVIQYLIQLFYKRLDALGFDNKQQVGRSLFCLGLLIRYGSPLLDMSAFNPRNMDVASNINLFKKYLQAEDFIIKVRALQALGYVFIACPECMLQKDVGKILEATLSTSADVRLKMQSLQNMYEYLLDAESRMEKDKASNDVNNPSADGTSVPVAAGAGDTNICGGIVQLYWNSILARCLDANEHVRQASLKIVEIVLRQGLVHPITCVPYLIALETDPEEVNAKLSHHLLMNMNEKYPAFCESRLGDGLHLSFIFIRTMSGDLPEMSNNKSPAKLFNNIKGKGDVGSSTFARHGVARIYKLIRGNRISRNRFMSSIVHKFETPTCSDSVIPFLMYCAEILALLPFTLPDEPLYLIYTINRVVQVSSGAVESNIKDFLHLLQGNVHKTNGNGMVQAAQLGSTTNPGSERNMATEGNLTLPMELPNHLYGEESCKDPNTNPIPSRDPYTISASDFQKIQANFLAAGALQLLLKLKRHLKIVYGLDDIRCQAFSPTEPVKPGESLGRQNIPFTISDINIDPPNTYEDVMRRYQEFKNALREDTVDYSTYSANIKRKRPPSTSARRGKAVRMADMDDEEGYDDEDWGNSVGRMNKSAGKRGSYMRTRQRQQL; this is encoded by the exons ATGGAGTCAACAAATCGAGGTAATTTGACCCAATCAAAGTTCTTTGAGCGGAGCATGCCTGCCATAAATCAAGTGCCAACTGACTCATTAGGGACAACCAATTATCAGCAAGATCACAATGCTAATAAT GATATTATTAACTCTTCCCGAAAACCAAAAGTGAAAAGGAGAACAAAAGCTGACATACCGTCAGCACCTTGTCCTGATTCCCGTGAGGGTCAAG ATGCAGCTGTAGGGGGATTTTGTGAATGGTTGGAGGACATATGTAACAGAGCAGAAATTCCTTCTGATGACAGAGAAGAAACAGAATGGCAATCGTTGACCCAATCTGATCTTAAGGCTCTAGTCAATGAAATCATGTCAATTCGATCTAAGAATTTACTCCACATAGTTCCAGCTGACACTCTTTCAAGGATGTTAAAAGTTTTAGATCGCCAGATTCATCGAGCAGAAGGACTTTCAATAGATGATTGTGAGAAG TTGGATGCTGAGGTGGTATCATCCCTTTATTGTGCTCTGGAGTCAATTCATGCAGCTTTAGCTATTATGGCTCATGATGGCATGCCTAAACAGATTTACAAGGAAGAG TATATTGAAAGGATCTTGGATTTTTCAAGACATCAAATTTTGGATGTTATGTTTGCATGTGATCCAGCATATCGGGCCCTACACAAACCCAATTATAATTTGGATG ATGAGGAAGATGATGAAGTTGAGGATTTTGGCTCAAGCAGTAAGAAGAGGCGAATTTCTAAGAGTGTAAGAGTTAGAAAATCAACAACAAACCG GATGTCTGGTACAGTAAACATTATTGTTCAGAAATTGTGTACCATTGTCAGTTATGTTAAGCAGCTGTTGTTGATAGAACGCTTATCAGATAGTTGCATTCTGCAACTTGTGCGAACTAGTTTACAGACTCTTTTGGTGGATAATATCCAGCTTTTGCAGCTGAAAGCTATCAGTTTAATTGGTGGG ATTTATTACATGTACACTCAGCATCGGACATATATGATGGATGAAACTATTCAAATACTTCTAAAGCTGCCGCTTTCTAAAAGAGTACCAAGAACTTATCATCTTCCGGATGAAGAACAAAGGCAGATTCAGTTAGTCACTGCTCTATTGATTCAAATGATTCATCATTGTGCAAATCTTCCTGAAGTCGTGAGGCTAACTCCTGGAAATCCTTCACTGGACATTTCTATTGATGCTGATTACCCCTCTAAATGTCATGAGGCAGTTACAGAGTCATGCTGCCTCTTTTGGAGTCGAATTCTTCAGCGGTATACAAGCACAAAAAATCAGGATGCATCTGAAGTGAAGTCAATGATGGAAAATCTTGTGATGGATTTGCTCACTACTCTGAACTTACCGGAGTATCCAGCTTCAGCTCCTATTCTAGAG GTTCTGTGTGTATTACTACTTCAGAATGCTGGGCCGAAATCAAAAGATACTTCTGCCAGAACAATGGCCATTGACCTTCTCGGTACAATTGCTGCAAGGTTAAAACATGATGCGGTAGTATGTAGGAATGAAAAGTTTTGGATCGTACAGGTCTTGATGGATAGTGAAAATAGTGACCCTAGCTATCTGAGAGATGTCTGTGCTATTTGTTTGGATTCAACTGCTGAAAGGGCTAGTCTCGAATGTCAAGGCTGTCACAGGCCATTCCATCTTGATTGTATAGGAGGAAGAGAGCAGGATGTTTCTTCTCGAACCTTTGATTGTCAGGTTTGCTTATGCGAGAAACAACTTCTTGTGTTAAAAACGCATTGTGAGTCCGAATCAAAGGATGACCAGAAACAAAATCGTATTTCCAAAAAATCTTCCCGAGCTTCATCCTCAGTAACAAAACAGGAGATTATTCAACAAATGCTCCTAAATTATTTGCAGGATGCAGGGTCTGCAGATGAACTAAACCTCTTTATGCGCTG GTTTTATCTTTGTCTTTGGTATAAAGATGATCCTGCTTCTCCACAAAAGTTCCTCTACTTCCTTGCGAGGATGAAATCAAGGGAAATTCTGCGAGActcgttttctttttcttctcttctgaCAAGGGATTcagtgaaaaaaattactctgGCATTGGGTCAAAAGAGTTCCTTTGCTAGAGGATTTGACAAGATACTTCAAGTGCTTTTG GCCGGCCTGAGGGAGAACTCACCAGTGATTCGTGCTAAGGCAATGCGAGCG GTTAGTATTATTGTAGAAGCAGATCCCGAGGTTTTGGGTAACAAGCTTGTGCAAACAGCAGTTGAAGGGAGGTTTTGTGACTCTGCTATATCAGTAAGAGAAGCAGCACTTGAGCTTGTTGGAAAGCACATTGCTTCACATCCTGATGTTGGTATAAAG TATTTTGAGAAGGTAGCAGAGAGGATTAAGGATACTGGAGTAAGTGTCCGAAAACGagctattaaaattatcaaggATATGTGTACCTCCTCCACTGACTTTTCACAGAGCACCACTGCTTTTGTGGCGATAATTTCTCGTATCAATGATGAAGAATCCAGCATACAG GACCTGGTCTGCAAGACATTTTATGAGTTTTGGTTTGAGGAGCCTTCTGGTTGGCAAAACCGTACTTTCAAAGATAACAGTTCGGTTCCTCTAGAAGTGACTAAGAAGACAGAACAGGTTGCTGAGACTTTGAGAAGGATGTCCAGTCACCAACCCCTTGCtattgtcattaaaagaatCTTAGCCCTTGATTTCTTTCCCCAATCTGCTAAAGCTGCTGGGATAAACCCTGTATTACTTTCATCCGTACGCAGGCGCTGTGAGCTAATGTGCAAGTGTCTGCTGGAAAAATCATTGCAG GTTGCTGAGACAAACAGTGAGGAAGGAGAAGTCCGCATGCTTCCGTATATTCTTCTATTGCATTCATTCTGTCTGGTGGATCCTACATTATGTGCACCAGCCTCTGACCCTTCACAGTTTATTATCACACTACAACCATATTTGAAGAGTCAG TCTGACAATCGAGTGGCTGCTCAGATGCTGGAGAGcatattgtttataattgaTTCTGTCTTGCCATTATTGCGGAAACTTCCTGAGACTGTTGCGGAGGAACTTGAACAAGACCTCAAACAAATGATAGTGCGACACTCTTTCCTGACAGTTGTCCACGCTTGCATAAA ATGTTTATGCTCTGTGGGGAAAGTATCAGGAAAAGGTGCAAGTGTTATTCAGTATCTTATCCAGTTGTTCTACAAACGTCTGGATGCATTGGGGTTTGATAACAAGCAG CAAGTAGGTAGATCTCTGTTTTGTCTTGGGTTGTTGATACGCTATGGTAGCCCATTGTTGGATATGTCTGCTTTCAACCCAAGAAACATGGATGTAGCAAGCAATATCAACTTATTCAAAAAGTATCTTCAGGCTGAAGACTTCATCATTAAAGTTAGGGCATTACAG GCTTTAGGTTATGTTTTTATTGCTTGTCCTGAATGTATGCTGCAAAAGGATGTTGGTAAAATTTTGGAGGCAACTTTGTCCACCAGTGCTGATGTTCGTCTGAAG ATGCAATCACTACAGAACATGTACGAGTATCTTCTGGATGCGGAAAGCCGAATGGAGAAAGATAAAGCTAGCAATGATGTTAATAATCCATCTGCTGATGGTACCAGTGTCCCCGTTGCTGCCGGTGCTGGCGATACTAACATTTGTGGTGGTATAGTTCAGCTATATTGGAATAGTATCTTAGCAAGATGTCTGGATGCAAATGAACATGTCCGTCAAGCTTCTCTCAAG ATTGTTGAAATTGTGCTGCGCCAAGGTCTTGTACATCCTATTACTTGTGTACCGTATCTCATTGCACTTGAAACAGATCCGGAGGAAGTAAATGCAAAGTTGTCTCATCATCTCTTGATGAATATGAATGAGAA GTATCCAGCTTTCTGCGAAAGCCGTCTTGGTGATGGACTtcatttgtcatttattttcattcgTACCATGAGTGGAGATCTCCCTGAAATGTCCAATAATAAGTCCCCAGCCAAATTATTTAACAATATTAAGGGAAAAGGAGATGTTGGGTCTTCAACATTTGCGCGGCATGGTGTTGCTCGAATCTATAAGCTCATTCGTGGAAATCGTATTTCAAGAAACagattcatgtcctccattgTACACAAATTTGAAACACCGACCTGCAGTGATTCTGTGATACCGTTTCTAAT GTATTGCGCAGAGATTCTTGCTCTACTACCTTTCACATTACCTGATGAGCCTCTTTATTTGATCTATACTATAAACCGAGTGGTACAAGTTAGCTCGGGGGCAGTAGAATCAAACATTAAGGACTTTTTGCATTTATTACAAGGAAATGTTCATAAAACCAATGGGAATGGGATGGTACAAGCCGCTCAACTTGGTAGCACTACAAACCCTGGTAGTGAAAGAAACATGGCAACTGAGGGGAACCTGACACTACCCATGGAGTTACCGAATCATCTTTATGGGGAAGAATCATGTAAGGATCCAAATACAAATCCCATACCCTCGAGAGATCCCTATACCATCTCTGCAAGTGATTTTCAGAAAATCCAG GCCAACTTTCTAGCAGCTGGAGCACTGCAACTGCTTTTAAAGCTCAAGAGGCACTTGAAGATTGTTTATGGCCTAGATGATATCCGATGCCAG GCATTTTCTCCTACTGAACCGGTTAAACCAGGCGAAAGTTTAGGACGGCAGAATATTCCATTCACTATCAGTGATATTAATATTGACCCTCCCAACACATACGAAGACGTCATGCGGAGATATCAG GAATTCAAGAATGCCTTGAGGGAAGACACGGTTGACTATTCAACCTACTCAGCAAACATCAAGAGGAAACGGCCACCCTCCACGAGTGCAAGACGAGGGAAGGCTGTCCGAATGGCAGATATGGATGATGAAGAAGGCTATGATGATGAAGATTGGGGTAACAGTGTGGGCAGGATGAACAAGAGTGCCGGCAAGAGAGGTAGTTACATGAGAACGAGGCAGCGACAACAGTTGTAA